One stretch of Miscanthus floridulus cultivar M001 chromosome 18, ASM1932011v1, whole genome shotgun sequence DNA includes these proteins:
- the LOC136524442 gene encoding uncharacterized protein, protein MDISQYTGRLKQLADALRDVDQPVHETSQVLNMLRGLSSKYRHAIPVITSKQRPHTFLSAHSYLLLEEQYDKEHAKAAAHHALLTTGGARPPASSSGDGGSGSSSSANPPVPKSTAVGHAVGLNPWTGMVQAWQMPFRVPGAGVLGPRPGASPHQAYLAGPPLPAAYTPSPSTPDVWNHQALLTALATANVPPSGPQTAEWYLDTGASSHMASNAVCPAASTISRQLFLSTVV, encoded by the exons ATGGATATCTCCCAGTACACCGGCCGGCTCAAACAGCTCGCCGACGCTCTCCGCGACGTCGACCAGCCTGTCCACGAGACCAGCCAGGTACTTAACATGTTACGTGGTCTCAGTTCCAAGTACAGGCATGCTATCCCGGTGATCACGTCGAAGCAGCGGCCCCACACCTTCCTGTCGGCGCATTCCTATCTGTTGCTGGAGGAGCAATACGATAAGGAGCATGCCAAGGCGGCGGCCCATCATGCTCTTCTCACCACCGGCGGTGCTCGGCCACCTGCTTCTTCCTCAGGCGATGGCGGCTCCGGATCCAGCTCCAGCGCCAACCCGCCCGTCCCCAAGTCTACGGCGGTTGGCCACG CTGTCGGCCTCAACCCCTGGACCGGCATGGTGCAAGCCTGGCAGATGCCGTTCCGGGTCCCCGGCGCAGGCGTCCTCGGTCCACGTCCCGGCGCTTCACCTCACCAGGCCTACCTCGCCGGACCGCCGCTCCCTGCTGCCTACACCCCGTCTCCATCAACACCGGATGTCTGGAACCACCAGGCCCTCCTCACCGCTCTCGCCACGGCCAATGTTCCGCCGTCCGGGCCACAGACTGCTGAGTGGTATCTTGACACCGGCGCATCGTCTCACATGGCTTCCAACGCCG TCTGCCCCGCAGCCAGCACCATCTCCCGCCAGCTCTTCCTCTCCACCGTCGTCTGA
- the LOC136524443 gene encoding uncharacterized protein, with translation MEHMDDNPLFGVDSNSDSSSADGDAPVITPPPAAVLQTVNIKSHVPVVLELAEPNYDEWRCFFDAFIDKFSLGSHLSSPPTHAQRRDPEWRVKDQSIISWLYNSIAKDVRDIVRKPRATAFAIWGAVQNQFRDNQLHRAG, from the coding sequence ATGGAACACATGGACGACAACCCTCTTTTCGGTGTCGACTCCAACTCTGATTCTTCCTCCGCCGACGGTGACGCACCTGTCATCACTCCTCCCCCGGCTGCTGTGCTTCAAACCGTCAACATCAAATCGCATGTGCCCGTCGTCCTCGAACTCGCCGAGCCCAACTACGACGAATGGCGCTGCTTCTTCGATGCCTTCATCGACAAATTCAGCCTCGGCTCCCATCTTTCTTCTCCGCCGACCCACGCACAGCGTCGTGATCCGGAGTGGCGCGTCAAAGACCAGAGCATAATTAGCTGGCTGTACAATTCCATCGCCAAGGACGTCCGCGACATCGTGCGCAAGCCCCGGGCCACGGCATTCGCCATCTGGGGCGCCGTCCAAAATCAATTCCGTGACAACCAGCTCCACCGTGCCGGCTGA